The Geobacillus genomosp. 3 genome segment CGTGTTGATTTCTTCGCTCAGCGCATCGACCGCTGCGGCGAGCGAAGGCGCTTGTTGATGACGCAAATACAACATGAGCGCGTCAACAAGATACGCCCTTGGCGGTCCATCTTGCCGAAACAGTTCTTCCTCAAGCGCTGCGGCCGCTCCGCGCACTTCCTCCGCCTGAACCGGCTCCAGCTCCGCGGCCGCCTCGCGAACCGCGACGAATGCCGCAGTGAGCCGCTCCCGCTGTTTTTTCCGCTCACGCTCCTCGAGCTCCATCCATGGCGCGATCGACTCTTCGGTCAAAAGCGGGCGCTCATCCGCCGCGAAACTCGCGACGATCGCATCGAGACGGCGCACAAGAAAGCGCGCGGCTTCTTCCGCATCAAAGGCGTCATCACGGAAAAAGAAGAAAAACAAGTATTGGCGGATCATGCCGTTCGTGATCATCGCCACGTCATACACGTACGGCTTGACTCCCTCGCCGTATACGTCTATCAGACGGGCGCAATACCACAAAAACAAGCGCCCATGCTGGCGGAACATATACCGCTCCACCTCTGGATTGACTTTCGGCAACTGTTCGGACACGATCATGCGCAAAAAGTCTTTGTATTCGCGAATGTGGGAGAAATGGGCCGTCAACTGGCGGATGAACCGCTCCTTTTCCGGGCCGTCCCCGCCGGATGCCGTGAAATCGGCCACCATTTTTTCGCTGTAATAGCGAAGCACAGCAAGAAGCAGCTCTTCCTTCGAAGCGAAGTGATGGTAAAACGCCCCTTTGGAAATGCCCCACGCCTCAACCAAGTCTTGAATCGAGGTCGCATGGTACCCTTTTTCCGCAAACAGTTTCATTGCGGTTTCAATAAAGCGAACGCGCCGTTCATCCATGGCAGCCGTCCATCCCTTTCCCGTTCACTTCCAGCCATTGCTGGTACGACGGCAACGAAACGCGCGGCTTCACCAAGCTAGCACGCACATGACGGCGCTGAAGCCATTCGACCAACCGCTGAACATCAGCCATTCCTTCTCGCCTCCATTTTTTACGCTGACCAATCGGTCACCGTTATTATAAACGACTAGCATCCGTTCATGCAACCAAAACGACGTTAGTTATGACTACTCAGTCATACGTTAATCTGTTTTTTTGAACCGTTGGTCAAACAAAGCCTGTTCTAGAAAAATATACGCATCTTGATAAGCAGCGCTCATGCCAAAGGAAAGCGAAATGCGCCTATCGATTTGTTCAACAAAACCGGCCGCCCATGCCTTCATACGACATGGACGGCCGGCTGGGTTCATCCTCTAGCCGCAGCGGCGAGCGCCAACGCACCTGCAATGCCGGCGTTGTCGCCAAGCCCCGGAAGGACAATATATTCATCAATCCGTCGCAAAATCATCTCGTGCTCGACATACCCGTTGAGCAGTTCCTGCACATAGCGGCGCACAAGCGGCAACACGTGCGTCTGCTTCATCACGCCGCCGCCTACGATCACTTTTTCCGGCGATAAAACGAGAATGTAGTTCGCGACCGCTTGGGCCAAGTAAAACGCCTCGAGCTCCCATACCTCGTCTCGATCGGCAAGTTCCACGCCCTTTTTCCCCCAGCGCCGCTCTATCGCGGGGCCGGACGCCATCCCTTCCAAACAGTCGCCATGGTACGGGCAGACGCCGGCAAACGCGTCATCCGGGTGGCGGCGGACAAGAATATGCCCCATCTCCGGATGAAGCAGCCCGTGCAGCAGCCGCCCTTCGACAATCGCCCCGACGCCGATGCCTGTTCCGACCGTTATGTACAGGCAGCTGTCAAGCCCCCGCGCCGCCCCCCAGCGCTGCTCGCCGAGCGCTGCGGCGTTGACATCGGTGTCAAAGCCGATCGGCACCGGAAAATGCCGCTTCATCGCCCCGACAAAATCGAAGTTTCGCCACACCTGTTTCGGTGTGCTCGTAATGTACCCATACGTCGGGCTGCCCGGGCGCAAATCAACCGGGCCGAACGACCCGATCCCGATCGCCTCCACGTTGTGCGGGCGGAAAAAATCGATAACATGCGCCATCGTTTCTTCCGGCACCGTCGTCGGAAACACCGCCCGCTCATGAATGTTCCCTTGTTCATCGCCGACGGCGCAGACAAATTTTGTGCCTCCGGCTTCAATGGCTCCGAGTATCATACGGATTTCCCTTCCTTTCACAATTGACGTTCCTCTTCCTCAGACAAGCGCAAATACGTCTCGAACAACCCAACCAACAGCCGCTGTTTCGCCTCATCAAGCTCCAGGCGGACGGACAGGCGCAAAAATTCCCGTTTCACTGCCACTCTTTCATTATACCTCATTTTGCTTAACAAGGCGTCCGCGACCGGATTGTCGCGGCGAATGTACTCACGCCCTAGCCGCTTGCGCAGGCCAACGGTGAGAAAGCGGAAATCGGCAGCGGCGAGGAACGGAAACCGGATGGTGAACGAGGACGGTTCATCGAGAAACAAAATCCTTCTTTCCCCAAAAAAGAAGATGTCCCTAAACCAAAGGGACACCCTCTCCCACACCTGTATACGCATCCCATCTCTAAGAAGCGATGGCCTTCTAGCGCAGACAGCCGCAGCGAAAAACGGCGAGGCCGCCATAAGGTCCGCACGACGAATCCCTTTCCTTTTTCGCGGCTCATCCCTTCACCGAACCGGCAAGCAGGCCGCGGACGAAGTATTTGCCGAGGAAGATGTACACAAGCAACGTCGGCAGCGCAGCAAGCAAGGCGCCTGCCATTTGCACGTTCCATTGGACGATTTGGCTGCCGGATAGATTTTGCAAGGCGACCATGATCGGCTGTTTGTCGGATGTCGTGATCGTCACCGCAAACAAAAACTCGTTCCAAATGTTCGTAAACTGCCAGATCGCCACGACGACAAATCCGGTGATGGACAGCGGAAGCATGATGTAACGAAAAATGCGGACAAACCCGGCGCCGTCGATTTTCGCTGATTCAATCATCTCATCCGGAATGGCCGCATAAAAATTGCGGAACATGAGCGTCGTAATCGGAATGCCGTAGACGACATGGACGAACACGAGCCCCGGAATCGTGTTGTACAACCCGATTTCGCGCAAAAACTGGATGAGCGGAATGAGAATGCTTTGATACGGAATGAACATGCCGAACAAAATGAGCGTAAAGAGCGTATCCGCTCCTTTAAACTTCCATTTCGACAGCACGTAGCCGTTGAGCGCCCCAAGCAGGGCGGAGAGCAGCGTCGCCGGTACGACGAGCAAAATCGAGTTCCAAAAGTTTGGGGCAAGCTTGTCAAACGCTGTCACGTAGCTGCTCCAATCGATCGTTGACGGCAGCTTCCACATATCGGCCAGTGTCACTTCATCAAGCGGCTTCAAGCTCGTGGCGACCATGACATACACCGGCATGAGGAAAAACACGCTCATGGCGATGGCCAATGCGTACAACAACGGCCGCGCCCACACGGATCTCGCCATCACGATCCCCCCTTCCGGCTTGAGATGAGATACGGAACGATAAAGATGGCGACCGACAGCAGCATCACGATCGCGATCGCCGCCCCGTTCGCATAGTAGTTGCCGCGGAACGTCGTTTCAAACATGTACACGCCCGGCACGTCGGTGACAAAGTTCGCCCCTGGCCCGGTCATGGCGTAAATCAAATCGAAAATTTTGAGCGAAATATGCGCCATGATGATGATGACGCTGACGGTGATCGGCCGCAGCAGCGGCAAAATGATTTTCCAATACAATTGAAACTCGGTCGCCCCGTCCATCCGCGCCGCTTCCCTTACCTCGTCCGGAATGGCGCGCAAACCGGCGAGATACATCGCGACCGCGAAACCGGTCATTTGCCAAACAGCGGCCACGACAACGGCAATGATGGCGACAGGAATGCCAAATTCAATTTTTCCCCACTGGAATGCGCCGAGGATATTCGTGTCCGTATACCATTTGGAATCCAAACCGAGCGGCTTTAAAAACAAGTTCACCCCCGTCGACGGGTTGAACAGCCATTGCCACACGACCCCGGTGACAATAAAGGACAACGCCATTGGGAAAAAGAAAATGTTGCGGAACAGCGACTCGCCGCGCAGCTTTTGATCAAGCAAAATAGCAAGCAATTGTCCCAACACAATGACGGCGGTGATAAACAGCACCGTAAACACAAACGTGTTGCGCAAATCGGCTTGGAAGCGGAAATCATGAAACAAATACAAATAGTTTTTCAACCCGGCAAACGACCAATCCGGCACGAGCGAATTCCAGTTGCTTAAAGACACATACCCGGTCCAGGCGATAAACCCGTACACAAATAAGAAAACGAGGACGACTGACGGCGCCAAAAACGCGGCGGCCAGCCAGTGGTCGGCCGTCCATTTTCGCTTTTTCCGCGCGACGGGAACCGCCGTGGTCTTCTCAGCCGGCGTGATGTTGACCGTTTCCACTAGGATCCCTCCTCATGATGACGAAAAGGGGAAGAGAATGGCTCCCGTCCCCTTTCCATTCGTTACTTCTTCAGTTCCGCCGCTGCTGACACAAGGGTGTCGATAAATGTGTTGACGTCTTTTTGCGTGACGAAAATATTGATGGCTTGGTTTACTTTCGTCACAAACCCTTCCGCCGCTGCCGATCCGTGCGCCAAGCTTGGCGCTAATGCGGCCGTTTTGAAATCTTGCATCGTTTGTTTGCCGTATTCGTCGTACTTGGACGGATCGGCGTCGATGCGGGCCGGAATCGAGCCTTTCAGCGGGTTGAACGCATCTTGCCCTTCCACCGAGCCAAGCACCGCTAAAAACTTCTTCACATCATCTGGATTTTTCACGCCTTTCGGCAGACCGAACGTATCGGTGATGACCATAAACATTCCATCCGTATTCGGCGTTGGCATGTAGCCAAAATCCTCATTCACTTTTAATTTCAAGTCGTTGACAAAGTATCCTTTTGTCCAGTCGCCCATCACATACATCGCCGCTTTCCCTTCGGCAACGAGCTGAGCGGCGTCTTGCCAGTTGCGCGAGCTATGGTCTTCGTTAATATAACCGAGCATTTTCTTAAACGTCTCGACCGCCTGCTTCACGTTTGGATCATCAAAGGCCAATTCGCCAGTCCAAAGCTTTTTGTACTCCTCGGCTCCAAGCGTGCCAAGCAGCACCGTTTCAAACAGGTGCGTTGCTGTCCACGGCTCTTTGTCGCCCAAGGCGAGCGGCGTAATGCCTTTTGCTTTCAGTTGGTCCGCCACTTGGAAAAACTCATCGAACGTTTTCGGCGGCTGGAGCCCGTTGTCAGCAAAGATTTTTTTATTGTACCAGAGCACGTTGCCGCGGTGAATATTGACCGGAACGGAGTAAATGTTGCCGTCTTTGCTTACCATGTCAATCAACGCTTTCGGGAACTTGTCCATCCAGCCTTCCTGCTCATATAAATCGTTGAGCGGCTCCATTTTTCCAGCTGCCACCCAGCCTTCATTGAGCTCCGCCCCGCCGTGCACTTGGAATGTTGATGGTGGGTCGTTCCCTTGCATGCGGCTCGCTAAGACCGCCTTGGCGTTCGTCCCGGCCCCGCCGGCGACCGCGGCGTTTTCGACTTCAATATCTGGATATTTTTCTTGGAATAGTTTGATGAGTGCTTTTAAGCCGTCTTCCTCTCCGGCTCCCGTCCACCAGCTGAAAATCTCCAGTTTCTCTTCTGCTTTTTGGCTGCCTTGTTTGGCGTCACCGGACGAAGAGTTCGAACTGCAACCCGACAGCGCCATCCCGACTCCGAGCGCAAGCGCCAGCCATGCAGATGCTTTCTTTCTCATCATACTCCCCCTTTTCCCTCTTTTTTGAAACCCCTTTCATAAAAAATTGTAGCACTCTCTCCCCAGTAACTTGCGGCTTGATTTCTTCACTTTTTTGCGTTTTTCTTCACTTTTTTGCTTTCTGTTCTCCTGTCAGGCAAACGGTACAGCAGACAGCCATTTCGCTTCAAGGGCGCCAAAAAAGCCCCGTCTCCCGATCAGGGAGCGGGCTGCGCGGCAGGCGTGGACCTAACAGTGGAATCGTCTGCTTCGTTGGCGTGATGCGCCTGCTATGGGCCGCCATGCGTGTTGCTTGCCGGAGCCGCCTCGGAATGCGAATTGTCGATTCGCTAGCCACCCCCCTTTCTTGCCGGGGCGACACTCTTGAGTTCAACGCGCCTGCAGTTTTTTCCGGTATTCACTCGGCGACAGGCCAGTTTGTTTTTTAAAGACGCGGCTGAAATAGTTGGGATCGTTGTAGCCGACCGAAAAACAAATTTCTTTTAAGCTTTGATCCGTATGAGCAAGCGCCTCTCTCGCCCGTTCGATGCGCACGTTCGTCACGTAGTCGATGAACGTGACGCCGAAATGTTCTTTGAATAGTTTGCTGAAGTAGTACGGGCTCATTCCGATGTATTCAGCTACATCATCGAGCGTCAGCGGCTCGGCGTAGTGGCGGTCGATGTAATCTTTCGCTTTGCCGAGTTTGCCGTGTGCTTGCTGCTGACGCCAAGCATCGAGATCGGCGGCAATGCGGCCGAGTTCATCGAGCGCCGCCCGTTTCAACTCCGATGCCGACCGGCATGAAGAAAACGAGGCAGTCCGCTCGTAATGAATGCCCAGCTCCGATAGAAGACGCCCGAGCCATACAAATGTCTCTTCTGCCTTGCGCCCAGCGGCCGCTAGTGAATAGGAAGAAGCCAGCTCGTCTATATACGCCAAACAATCCACCCGCGCCTGCCCGATGTCGCCAAGGCGCAACGCTTCAAACAGCTGCTTCTCGCGTTCGATCCCCCTACCGGCGCGCGCCGCTTCCGCCGGCAAAAATCCCACTTGTGCTTTTTGCCGTTCAGCGTAATACAGGGCGGCGGACAGCGCCTCATAATACGAGGAACGAAGTTGGTCAAGGCGCAAAACCGGGGAGCCGAGCCCGATATACAGCACATCGCCGCACCGAGCTGAAAACTGCCGCGCCAAATCGAGCGCCAACGCCTGAATGATCGGCTTCCAAGCCGGCTCGCCCTCAGCAGGGCTACGGAAAAACAGGACCGGCAGACGCCGGCCCGCCAGCCGCCCGAGCAAATAGCGGCTTGACGCTTGCTCGCTGAGCTGCTTGTCCACCCATGACTTCCATTCGTCAGCTCTCTCCGCATCCGGGAACTGAATGACCATGAACATTCCCGAGGCGATCGAAAACGGCAACAATTCTTTCCACCGCTCCCACTCATCAGCTGATACATCCTCCGTCATGAGGACGGACAGCCACTCATTTTCCACGAGCGTCTGCAACCGACGAATTTGCTCTTGCAGTTGGCGATTGTTTTCCTCGTGTTGCCGCCTGGCCGCCACTTCCCGGCTGACTCGTTCCAAGGCGGAAATGACCTCGTCCTTCCGGCTCGGCTTTAATAAATATTCCTTGACGCCAAACCGCATCGCTTGTTTCGCATAGTCAAACAAATCAAACGCCGACACAATAACGAACTCGAGATCAAGGCCGGCTTGGCGAATCGCTTCGATCGCTTGCAATCCGTCAAGGCCGGGCATTTTGATGTCTATAAGCATCACATCCGGACGATATTGCTTGGCAATGTCAATGGCCTCACGCCCATTGGCGCCCTCAGCGACCACCTCGACGTGCGGAAGGCGGTCGTTGATCATTTTCCGCAGCGCTTTGCGCTCCAATGCCTCGTCATCGACGATCGCCACTTTCACCGTGCATCCCCCCTTGCCATCTTGGCAGCCGCAGCCGCACCGTTGTTCCTTTTCCTGACGCAGACTCGATTTCGGCCACATCCATCACCCCGTAAAACAGCTGCAGCCGGCGAATGACGTTGCGCAAGCCGATGCCGGTCGAATGGCCGCGCCCTTGTTCGCGGCGCACCGACCATTCTTCGCCGCGAATTAACGCATCAAGCACCGCTTTCACCTGCCCGTCCATGCCGACGCCATTGTCTTTTACCTCCACTATAATCCGTCGATCTTGTTCATAAATGGTGACCGCCAGCTCAGCTCCGTGTTCATACGACTCAATGCCATGAATGAACGCATTTTCAATGAGCGGCTGCAGCGTAAGCGGTGGAAGGGGTTGACCGAGGCAAGATGGTTCGGCCTCTAACGTAAACTTGATCCGGTCAAAAAACCGCGTCTGCTGAATGAAGAAATATTCACGGGCGATGCGCACCTCATCGGCAAGCGTCACCGTCCGCTGCAAATCGCCCAAATTGTAGCGCAAAATGGCCGCCACCGCTTCAATCAGCCGCGATGTTTGTTCCGCCTCTTCCAAATATGCCATTTTGGAAACGGTATTGAGCGTATTGAACAAAAAATGCGGGTTGATCTGGCTTTGCAAGCTTTTGAGCTCCAGTTCCTTCACAAGCCGGTCAAGCTCAGCCTTTTGCTCCATTTCCGCAATCAGCTGCTTTAAGCTGCGGCGCATATCGTTGAACGTCACGGCAAGAAGCCGCAATTCATCGCTCGCCGCCGGCTCGACATCCGGCCCGTCCAGCCGCCCGGCGCCAATCGCCCGGGCCGCATGGGCTAGCTCGATGATCGGCTTTGTCAAACTGCCGGAGAAAAACACAGCGAGCAGCACGCCAAGACATAAGGTCGTCACAAACAACCCCATCCCCATGTAACGAAAATAGCGGTTGCGCCGCGCCACTTCGTCGTACTGATGCTGGTAAGCAGTCAGTTCATCGTCAATGAGATGAAGCGTTTCTTCCTGCAAAAAGGAGGCAATGTTCATCGTTTCATGCAAGTGGTCGGAATACAGGCTGATATTGCCCGCCTCAAAATGGTA includes the following:
- a CDS encoding TetR/AcrR family transcriptional regulator, which produces MDERRVRFIETAMKLFAEKGYHATSIQDLVEAWGISKGAFYHHFASKEELLLAVLRYYSEKMVADFTASGGDGPEKERFIRQLTAHFSHIREYKDFLRMIVSEQLPKVNPEVERYMFRQHGRLFLWYCARLIDVYGEGVKPYVYDVAMITNGMIRQYLFFFFFRDDAFDAEEAARFLVRRLDAIVASFAADERPLLTEESIAPWMELEERERKKQRERLTAAFVAVREAAAELEPVQAEEVRGAAAALEEELFRQDGPPRAYLVDALMLYLRHQQAPSLAAAVDALSEEINTYERLHRWERETWKKQ
- a CDS encoding ROK family protein, translated to MILGAIEAGGTKFVCAVGDEQGNIHERAVFPTTVPEETMAHVIDFFRPHNVEAIGIGSFGPVDLRPGSPTYGYITSTPKQVWRNFDFVGAMKRHFPVPIGFDTDVNAAALGEQRWGAARGLDSCLYITVGTGIGVGAIVEGRLLHGLLHPEMGHILVRRHPDDAFAGVCPYHGDCLEGMASGPAIERRWGKKGVELADRDEVWELEAFYLAQAVANYILVLSPEKVIVGGGVMKQTHVLPLVRRYVQELLNGYVEHEMILRRIDEYIVLPGLGDNAGIAGALALAAAARG
- a CDS encoding carbohydrate ABC transporter permease, with the protein product MARSVWARPLLYALAIAMSVFFLMPVYVMVATSLKPLDEVTLADMWKLPSTIDWSSYVTAFDKLAPNFWNSILLVVPATLLSALLGALNGYVLSKWKFKGADTLFTLILFGMFIPYQSILIPLIQFLREIGLYNTIPGLVFVHVVYGIPITTLMFRNFYAAIPDEMIESAKIDGAGFVRIFRYIMLPLSITGFVVVAIWQFTNIWNEFLFAVTITTSDKQPIMVALQNLSGSQIVQWNVQMAGALLAALPTLLVYIFLGKYFVRGLLAGSVKG
- a CDS encoding carbohydrate ABC transporter permease — protein: METVNITPAEKTTAVPVARKKRKWTADHWLAAAFLAPSVVLVFLFVYGFIAWTGYVSLSNWNSLVPDWSFAGLKNYLYLFHDFRFQADLRNTFVFTVLFITAVIVLGQLLAILLDQKLRGESLFRNIFFFPMALSFIVTGVVWQWLFNPSTGVNLFLKPLGLDSKWYTDTNILGAFQWGKIEFGIPVAIIAVVVAAVWQMTGFAVAMYLAGLRAIPDEVREAARMDGATEFQLYWKIILPLLRPITVSVIIIMAHISLKIFDLIYAMTGPGANFVTDVPGVYMFETTFRGNYYANGAAIAIVMLLSVAIFIVPYLISSRKGGS
- a CDS encoding ABC transporter substrate-binding protein, which codes for MRKKASAWLALALGVGMALSGCSSNSSSGDAKQGSQKAEEKLEIFSWWTGAGEEDGLKALIKLFQEKYPDIEVENAAVAGGAGTNAKAVLASRMQGNDPPSTFQVHGGAELNEGWVAAGKMEPLNDLYEQEGWMDKFPKALIDMVSKDGNIYSVPVNIHRGNVLWYNKKIFADNGLQPPKTFDEFFQVADQLKAKGITPLALGDKEPWTATHLFETVLLGTLGAEEYKKLWTGELAFDDPNVKQAVETFKKMLGYINEDHSSRNWQDAAQLVAEGKAAMYVMGDWTKGYFVNDLKLKVNEDFGYMPTPNTDGMFMVITDTFGLPKGVKNPDDVKKFLAVLGSVEGQDAFNPLKGSIPARIDADPSKYDEYGKQTMQDFKTAALAPSLAHGSAAAEGFVTKVNQAINIFVTQKDVNTFIDTLVSAAAELKK
- a CDS encoding response regulator transcription factor → MKVAIVDDEALERKALRKMINDRLPHVEVVAEGANGREAIDIAKQYRPDVMLIDIKMPGLDGLQAIEAIRQAGLDLEFVIVSAFDLFDYAKQAMRFGVKEYLLKPSRKDEVISALERVSREVAARRQHEENNRQLQEQIRRLQTLVENEWLSVLMTEDVSADEWERWKELLPFSIASGMFMVIQFPDAERADEWKSWVDKQLSEQASSRYLLGRLAGRRLPVLFFRSPAEGEPAWKPIIQALALDLARQFSARCGDVLYIGLGSPVLRLDQLRSSYYEALSAALYYAERQKAQVGFLPAEAARAGRGIEREKQLFEALRLGDIGQARVDCLAYIDELASSYSLAAAGRKAEETFVWLGRLLSELGIHYERTASFSSCRSASELKRAALDELGRIAADLDAWRQQQAHGKLGKAKDYIDRHYAEPLTLDDVAEYIGMSPYYFSKLFKEHFGVTFIDYVTNVRIERAREALAHTDQSLKEICFSVGYNDPNYFSRVFKKQTGLSPSEYRKKLQAR
- a CDS encoding sensor histidine kinase, with the protein product MNIRTKMLLCFTVFLLLLNGAVFLLYQTSEKMMSDYDDRMRRLLLLNEVSQRANRMMEQLNAYVSEKEGRYVRAYEEEFRWLQQRRSEAGGALSALSGRLAAENYEHMIESLLEEAALTVYHFEAGNISLYSDHLHETMNIASFLQEETLHLIDDELTAYQHQYDEVARRNRYFRYMGMGLFVTTLCLGVLLAVFFSGSLTKPIIELAHAARAIGAGRLDGPDVEPAASDELRLLAVTFNDMRRSLKQLIAEMEQKAELDRLVKELELKSLQSQINPHFLFNTLNTVSKMAYLEEAEQTSRLIEAVAAILRYNLGDLQRTVTLADEVRIAREYFFIQQTRFFDRIKFTLEAEPSCLGQPLPPLTLQPLIENAFIHGIESYEHGAELAVTIYEQDRRIIVEVKDNGVGMDGQVKAVLDALIRGEEWSVRREQGRGHSTGIGLRNVIRRLQLFYGVMDVAEIESASGKGTTVRLRLPRWQGGMHGESGDRR